From a region of the Impatiens glandulifera chromosome 4, dImpGla2.1, whole genome shotgun sequence genome:
- the LOC124936112 gene encoding uncharacterized membrane protein At1g16860-like codes for MGSRIPSHKLSSGLYVSGRPEQLKERQPTMASRAVPYTGGNIKNSGDLCKMFDIYHTDQGPPTLKTSRGSSSSSQLNSGSVRSGLSSGSLGGTKSSGSGPIHPTGLITSGPIGASVGRRSGHLESTGSIGNGKPVVYGSAVTKLSEVKIRFKVSKAVMWVFVVLMVMALVVGGFLMVAVKKPLILVSIGAILALVIMVLIWNCSLKMNGLLMFLKRYPDAELRGAIDGQYVKVTGVVTCGSVPLETSFQKVSRCVYVSTELYEYKGLCGNSENPKQRCLSWGCRHAERYVADFYISDFQTGLRALVKAGYGSKVSVLVKPANVVDVNKGNRELSPTFVQWLADNNISTGDRLMRLKEGYIKEGSTVSVIGIVRRHENVLMIVPPTEPVSTGFQWSRFLLPTYAEGMVLTCDESQSADVIPV; via the exons ATGGGTTCAAGAATCCCTTCTCACAAGCTAAGCAGTGGTCTCTACGTCTCAGGCCGACCCGAACAGCTCAAGGAACGCCAACCAACAATGGCGTCACGAGCAGTTCCATACACCGGCGGCAACATCAAGAATTCCGGCGACTTATGCAAAATGTTCGACATCTATCATACAGATCAAGGTCCACCGACGCTCAAAACCTCTAGaggttcatcttcttcttcacaaCTAAACAGTGGATCCGTTCGATCTGGGTTAAGTTCTGGTTCGTTAGGAGGAACTAAATCTTCAGGTTCAGGACCTATTCATCCCACCGGTCTAATTACGTCAGGTCCGATTGGAGCGTCGGTGGGTCGTCGGTCGGGTCATCTAGAATCTACTGGATCAATTGGTAATGGTAAGCCGGTTGTTTATGGTTCTGCTGTGACGAAATTGAGTGAGGTGAAGATTAGGTTTAAGGTTTCTAAAGCTGTAATGTGGGTTTTTGTTGTTTTGATGGTTATGGCCTTGGTTGTTGGTGGGTTTTTAATGGTGGCTGTTAAGAAACCTTTAATCTTAGTCTCGATTGGAGCAATTCTTGCTCTGGTTATTATGGTACTGATTTGGAATTGCAGTTTGAAGATGAATGGtcttttgatgttcttgaaaaGATACCCAGATGCTGAACTTCGTGGCGCCATTGATGGTCAATATGTTAAGGTTACTGGG GTAGTAACGTGTGGGAGTGTTCCTCTCGAGACATCGTTTCAGAAGGTATCGAGGTGTGTATATGTTTCTACTGAATTATACGAGTACAAAGGATTGTGTGGGAATTCTGAAAATCCTAAACAACGATGTTTATCGTGGGGATGTAGACATGCCGAG AGATATGTTGCTGATTTCTACATATCAGACTTTCAAACTGGATTAAGAGCGTTAGTTAAGGCAGGTTATGGTTCTAAGGTTTCGGTACTTGTTAAACCGGCGAATGTGGTTGATGTGAATAAGGGGAATCGAGAATTGTCGCCCACTTTTGTACAATGGCTCGCTGATAACAACATCTCAACTGGTGATCGCTTGATGCGTCTCAAAGAAGG ATATATTAAAGAAGGAAGTACAGTTAGCGTGATAGGGATTGTCCGACGTCACGAAAATGTTCTAATGATCGTCCCTCCAACCGAACCTGTTTCGACAGGCTTTCAATGGAGCCGGTTCCTTCTCCCAACCTATGCTGAAGGCATGGTCTTGACGTGCGACGAAAGTCAAAGTGCAGACGTAATTCCTgtgtaa